Proteins co-encoded in one Aspergillus flavus chromosome 2, complete sequence genomic window:
- a CDS encoding serine hydrolase FSH — MRFLCLHGIGSNSQTFEQQTAAIRYELGTQHTYDFVEGALPWESSIKNVTKTDEATFTFCDPEQPHSCRQAARDIEGYINEEGPFDGIIGFSLGATMALSWLVNWYQTKQANGSEVAPFKVAVFFSNARQPFDHDALAMDRIAYLDSVQMGKVIDIPTAHIWGSADPQAEEAQRAVNFCDSERRSIFVHEKGHEIPSSVEDTVSIAKVINRAIYQVEGK; from the exons ATGAGGTTTCTTTG TCTACATGGCATTGGAAGTAATTCCCAG ACGTTTGAACAGCAAACAG CGGCCATTCGATACGAGCTTGGCACCCAACATACCTATGATTTTGTCGAAGGGGCACTGCCCTGGGAGTCGT CCATCAAAAATGTCACCAAAACGGATGAGGCAACATTCACATTTTGTGACCCTGAACAGCCGCATTCATGCCGACAGGCTGCTCGCGACATTGAGGGATACATCAATGAGGAGGGCCCTTTCGACGGAATTATTGGGTTCAGCTTGGGAGCAACCATGGCACTTTCGTGGTTGGTGAATTGGTATCAGACCAAGCAGGCGAATGGGTCTGAGGTTGCGCCATTTAAAGTGGCTGTCTTTTTCTCAAATGCCAGACAGCCATTCGATCACGATGCACTTGCGATGGACCGCATTGCATATTTGGATTCTGTCCAAATGGGTAAAGTGATTGACATACCTACTGCCCATATCTGGGGATCGGCGGACCCACAGGCTGAAGAAGCACAACGAGCTGTGAACTTTTGTGATTCGGAAAGAAGATCCATCTTCGTGCATGAAAAAGGCCATGAAATTCCTAGTTCAGTGGAGGACACAGTATCCATAGCGAAAGTGATCAATCGGGCCATCTACCAAGTCGAGGGGAAATGA
- a CDS encoding putative protoporphyrinogen oxidase, which yields MRLPCVPSRALRGVRTPLAFARIGQRYSSTYDAAVIGGGITGLTAAYRLSQDPNCSKITLYEKAPRVGGWLLSEKIPVEGGNVVFEYGPRTLRTAVPSCLPLLDLLVELGLHDDVLLTSSSSPAARNRYIYYPDHLVRMPAPDPNAGPIENITNPLFAMLREPVFEGLIASALLEPVRAPPDHKTFNSDESVADFVSRRLCPEVADNLVSALFHGIYAGDISRLSAQTLLGTFRDLENDDRRVIGGYINSLMSDVKLMAMDDLLALESVAHEKPGMYWKSLRTLVNKTSVLTLKDGLSQLSDALVDALKKSKKVDVLANTDVKSITQNPMTDDLIVGSGQDRSRIHNRVIATIPAPELANKLATTTVKDQKVPQSTIRNLQEHNYAVTVMVVNLYFPNPDLLPVSGFGYLIPRSIPYEQNPERALGVIFGSDSSVGQDTAPGTKLTVMMGGHWWDGWKESDYPDHDTAVAMSRALLHRHLGITDAPTLTSSRLQRNAIPQYTVGHLSRMRELSRSTRHELNNRLTLAGSWYNGVGVTDCIRQGYLAASFGVGARKLGPGDGDRPWRRFDYEKWELEGGIVTSPVRWAEVYRTERKHF from the exons ATGAGACTACCATGTGTCCCTAGCCGTGCACTAAGGGGGGTGCGCACGCCATTGGCGTTCGCCCGCATCGGCCAGAGATACTCCTCAACGTACGATGCCGCCGTCATTGGCGGTGGCATCACCGGTCTCACAGCAGCGTATCGGCTATCGCAGGACCCCAATTGCTCCAAGATCACACTATACGAGAAGGCTCCTCGTGTAGGGGGCTGGCTACTGTCAGAAAAGATTCCGGTCGAAGGTGGAAACGTCGTTTTTGAGTATGGCCCGCGGACCTTGCGGACCGCAGTCCCCTCGTGCCTACCCCTTCTCGATCTG CTCGTCGAGTTAGGTCTACATGATGACGTTCTCTTAACCAGCAGCTCATCGCCTGCTGCGCGCAATCGTTATATCTACTATCCCGACCATCTCGTCCGTATGCCCGCACCCGACCCCAATGCCGGACCGATAGAAAATATTACAAATCCGCTATTTGCTATGTTACGTGAGCCGGTCTTCGAGGGCCTAATTGCGAGTGCTCTCTTGGAGCCAGTCCGCGCTCCTCCGGACCACAAAACATTTAACTCCGACGAATCCGTTGCGGACTTCGTGTCGCGCCGATTGTGCCCGGAGGTAGCAGACAACCTCGTTTCAGCTTTGTTCCATGGTATCTATGCGGGCGACATAAGTCGGTTAAGCGCGCAGACACTGCTGGGTACCTTCCGGGACCTTGAAAATGATGACCGCCGAGTTATCGGAGGCTACATTAATTCTCTGATGTCGGATGTCAAGCTTATGGCCATGGATGACCTGTTGGCCTTGGAATCTGTCGCACATGAGAAACCTGGGATGTACTGGAAAAGCTTACGGACGCTCGTCAACAAGACTAGCGTTTTGACGTTGAAAGACGGTCTGAGCCAGCTCTCGGACGCCCTGGTCGACGCTTTGAAGAAATCCAAGAAGGTTGACGTGTTGGCAAATACGGACGTTAAGTCCATTACTCAGAACCCGATGACTGACGATCTTATT GTTGGATCTGGACAGGACAGGTCTCGAATCCACAACCGCGTGATTGCTACAATTCCAGCTCCCGAACTGGCAAACAAGCTCGCGACTACGACAGTCAAAGACCAGAAAGTACCTCAAAGTACTATTCGGAACCTTCAAGAGCACAATTATGCTGTAACAGTCATGGTTGTCAACTTGTATTTCCCTAACCCAGACCTCCTCCCGGTCAGCGGCTTTGGATATCTCATACCGCGATCGATCCCTTATGAGCAGAATCCCGAGAGGGCATTAGGGGTTATATTTGGATCTGATTCTAGCGTGGGTCAAGATACTGCACCCGGCACTAAGCTTACAGTGATGATGGGTGGCCATTGGTGGGATGGGTGGAAAGAGTCCGATTATCCCGACCATGACACAGCTGTTGCAATGTCTCGTGCGTTGCTTCACCGGCATCTGGGCATTACGGATGCGCCCACTCTAACGAGCAGCCGGCTGCAGCGGAATGCCATTCCTCAATACACTGTGGGACACTTGTCTCGCATGCGCGAACTGTCTCGGTCCACACGGCACGAGCTTAACAATAGACTTACTCTGGCAGGAAGTTGGTATAATGGTGTTGGTGTGACGGACTGTATCCGACAGGGGTATTTAGCGGCGTCGTTCGGCGTCGGTGCTCGAAAGCTGGGCCCCGGTGACGGCGATCGCCCCTGGAGGAGGTTCGACTATGAAAAATGGGAGTTGGAGGGCGGCATCGTCACATCTCCTGTACGATGGGCTGAGGTGTACAGGACCGAGCGCAAACATTTTTGA
- a CDS encoding permease of the major facilitator superfamily, whose product MSPDSEMTMSEKQTPEGVSETTSEDPIEWDGALHGFPLYLGALGLGLALFLTGIEATIVSTSLVTITNDLDDFGRSSWVITSYLLTYTGFLMIWSKIGDIWRVKTSLLVSLFMFTAFSGGCGGAQSLSQLIICRAFQGVGGAGVYSLTLYSFVRIVPYRQYDTISSVAGGILSLGLVLGPLIGGAVAEKGSWRWVFLCNVPAGAFSWVLLLIVLPANFPNAPSAQTASSKYKGAGMKIKTFFQRADTLGALALLTASSFAIAALQEGNFEYAWSSGLVISFLVISGIFWIAFLLWEWFISKKDLDIYAMFPWRLAGNRIFLGAALGFFTTGLPMTVSIIMIPQRFQIVNSCSPIDAGVRFLAYALSSPVGIMTCSVLTGRLKIPFCYVALGGIVLQVVGLFLFSETAFSTDISAAQYGYLVLAGLGTGTSVAVFYMMVPLVVDGKDQSIALSTGLQLRMLGGVLGVAASTTILHNYLRSRLSVTLDPDQVSLLLSSSDAIGIFSPYIQLQIRQAYSVAYSAQVKLAGGFSVAQLLSVAMIWKRSNVRYLKR is encoded by the exons ATGTCCCCGGATTCTGAAATGACCATGTCCGAAAAGCAGACTCCTGAGGGTGTCAGTGAGACCACCAGTGAAGACCCTATCGAATGGGATGGTGCTTTACATGGGTTTCCCTTATATCTCGGGGCCCTTGG GCTCGGTCTGGCTCTCTTCCTCACAGGCATCGAAGCTACTATTGTGAGCACATCCTTGGTTACCATCACCAATGATTTGGACGATTTTGGTCGAAGCAGCTGGGTTATCACATCCTACCTGCTCACCTATACAG GATTTCTTATGATCTGGTCGAAGATTGGTGATATTTGGCGGGTAAAAACAAGTCTTCTCGTTTCCCTATTTATGTTCACGGCATTCTCCGGCGGCTGCGGTGGTGCACAAAGTCTCAGCCAACT AATCATCTGCCGGGCATTTCAAGGGGTAGGCGGTGCTGGTGTATACTCTCTCACGCTATATTCCTTTGTCCGTATAGTCCCCTACCGACAGTACGACACCATCAGCTCTGTCGCCGGCGGTATACTGTCCCTTGGTCTTGTCCTTGGCCCCTTGATTGGAGGCGCTGTTGCTGAAAAAGGCAGTTGGCGCTGGGTTTTCTTGTGCAA TGTGCCAGCCGGGGCCTTTTCCTGGGTACTATTACTTATCGTGCTTCCAGCTAACTTCCCCAATGCTCCATCGGCTCAAACAGCCTCATCTAAGTACAAGGGAGCTGGGATGAAGATAAAGACTTTCTTCCAGCGGGCAGACACCCTTGGTGCTCTGGCCTTGTTAACTGCGTCATCATTTGCTATCGCAGCCCTGCAAGAAGGTAATTTTGAGTACGCCTGGTCATCTGGCCTTGTGATCAGTTTTCTAGTTATCTCAGGAATCTTCTGGATTGCATTCCTCTTATGGGAGTGGTTTATCAGTAAGAAGGACCTCGATATTTACGCAATGTTTCCCTGGAGACTGGCGGGTAACCGGATCTTCCTGGGCGCTGCCCT GGGATTTTTTACAACCGGTCTCCCAATGACTGTCAGTATCATCATGATTCCTCAGCGGTTTCAGATCGTCAATAGCTGTTCCCCTATCGACGCCGGAGTCAGGTTTCTAGCCTACGCGTTAAGCAGCCCTGTTGGTATAATGACCTGCTCTGTACTAACCGGGCGCCTTAAGATACCATTCTGCTACGTTGCACTCGGTGGTATAGTCCTCCAGGTTGTTGGTCTCTTCTTATTTTCCGAGACCGCTTTCTCAACAGACATCTCAGCTGCACAGTACGGATACCTTGTCCTGGCCGGACTAGGAACAGGTACCAGCGTCGCGGTATTCTACATGATGGTGCCGCTTGTGGTCGATGGTAAAGATCAATCAATTGCCTTAAGCACCGGGCTCCAGCTTCGAATGCTGGGTGGTGTTTTGGGCGTTGCAGCATCTACTACCATTCTGCATAACTATCTCAGGAGTCGATTGTCGGTGACCCTAGATCCTGACCAAGTCAGCCTATTGCTCTCCTCCAGTGATGCTATTGGAATATTTTCGCCCTACATTCAACTACAGATCCGCCAGGCTTACTCGGTTGCCTATAGTGCACAGGTGAAACTTGCGGGAGGATTCTCCGTGGCTCAGTTGCTATCTGTCGCGATGATATGGAAGCGCTCAAATGTGCGGTATCTCAAACGTTAG
- a CDS encoding HAD-like domain-containing protein: MSQNNHNQDSHTIKESLSTKTWFGFDLDDTLHSFRKASAQASSAVFTTLHEENPNINIDDLKTSYRDILVSTTAGAFADGRTSTEYRRERFSLLLRAHGLEVTTERLDRLLDVYKRSLREALTLKPGALDLLQCIKRRGKKVIVVTEGPQDAQLWTVEELGLRPYVDVLVTTNEIGKSKVEGLFSAVLDKYGIVASDMVYVGDNEKRDVVPAREAGILAVLFDEMGGCSFDDFAALRIDSLGKLGDLLE, from the coding sequence ATGTCCCaaaacaaccacaaccaagaTTCACACACTATTAAAGAATCCCTATCCACAAAAACATGGTTCGGCTTCGACCTCGATGACACACTACATTCATTCCGCAAGGCATCAGCCCAAGCATCCTCAGCCGTATTCACAACCCTCCATGAAGAAAACCCGAATATCAACATCGACGATCTCAAAACATCCTACCGGGACATCCTCgtctcaacaacagcaggtGCATTCGCCGATGGAAGGACATCAACCGAGTATCGTAGAGAACGGttctcgcttcttctccgggCCCATGGATTAGAGGTCACGACGGAGAGACTGGATCGTCTTTTGGATGTTTATAAACGTAGTCTAAGGGAAGCGCTGACGCTGAAACCGGGGGCTCTTGACTTACTTCAATGTATTAAGAGGCGAGGGAAGAAGGTTATTGTGGTGACGGAGGGGCCGCAGGATGCGCAGTTGTGGACTGTGGAGGAACTTGGGTTGAGGCCTTATGTTGATGTGCTTGTTACGACGAATGAGATTGGGAAGTCGAAGGTTGAGGGGCTGTTTTCTGCTGTGTTGGATAAGTATGGGATTGTTGCGTCGGATATGGTTTATGTGGGGGATAATGAGAAACGGGATGTTGTACCGGCGCGGGAGGCTGGGATTTTGGCTGTGTTGTTTGATGAGATGGGGGGTTGTTCGTTTGATGACTTTGCTGCGCTGAGGATTGACTCTTTAGGGAAGTTGGGGGATCTGTTAGAGTAG
- a CDS encoding putative nuclear polyadenylated RNA-binding protein Nab2, which produces MTTVVAVGTPLAEALSNVIQPKLVEMGWSSDGGDDSALTEYVILMLVNGKTQEQIAGELSNDLLGLGEGDTQALDFSRWLFEQVEFLNQQINGGGIQPSIETDPAQAIPSFNDQEAANNQAMMTGDGAMDADMSMGDTGAANDTIPTGPKAMRNNRPAGRGRMLNQINRQLDRGDSALHRVRGQGGSGRINSHGRDHTKGRFHQHGGGRMSGGRQMGGMGMGPNQMPGGPANMMNMTPQDQMHLMSLLEEQARMMSQFMPGFVSPAINPAFQQNGPQQGRSLFDRVERQQGRRPFNKRDDRNADTDMDTKPDQGGEQDESNTDSICRFNLRCTRRDCPFAHQSPAAPEGTPVDVSDACSYGAACKNRKCTGRHPSPAVKSAHQAEELCKFFPHCANPHCHFKHPSMPLCRNGADCSTEGCKFTHVQTPCKFNPCLNPSCPYKHAEGQKGAFADKVWTADGQEKQHVSERKFVSEEDGAEELIKPGGAEEASQNNQEIAT; this is translated from the exons ATGACTACGGTAGTTGCTGTTGGTACTCCCCTTGCGGAGGCCTTGAGTAATGTCATCCAGCCGAAGCTGGTAGAGATGGGATGGAGCTCCGACGGCGGCGATGATTCAGCGTTGACCGAATATGTGATTCTCATGCTTGTCAACGGCAAGACACAAGAACAGATTGCTGGCGAACTCTCCAACGATCTCCTCGGACTCGGTGAAGGCGATACACAGGCTCTGGACTTTTCACGATGGCTCTTTGAACAGGTCGAATTCCTCAACCAACAGATCAACGGCGGGGGTATTCAACCATCAATTGAAACCGACCCTGCGCAGGCCATTCCATCCTTTAACGATCAAGAGGCTGCCAACAACCAAGCGATGATGACTGGAGATGGCGCTATGGATGCCGATATGAGTATGGGCGATACCGGAGCTGCGAACGATACGAT ACCTACAGGACCGAAAGCAATGCGCAACAACAGACCAGCCGGCAGGGGTAGGATGCTCAACCAGATAAATCGGCAATTAGACCGTGGCGATTCTGCGTTACACCGCGTCCGCGGCCAGGGCGGTAGTGGACGTATCAACTCTCATGGCCGGGACCATACAAAGGGTCGCTTCCATCagcatggaggaggaaggatgTCGGGCGGACGTCAGATGGGTGGAATGGGTATGGGACCCAATCAAATGCCGGGTGGCCCCGCAAACATGATGAACATGACACCGCAAGATCAGATGCATCTCATGTCTCTACTCGAAGAGCAGGCAAGGATGATGTCTCAGTTTATGCCTGGCTTTGTATCTCCAGCAATCAACCCAGCTTTCCAACAAAACGGACCGCAACAGGGCCGTTCATTGTTTGACCGCGTGGAACGCCAGCAGGGACGCCGGCCCTTTAACAAGAGAGACGACAGAAATGCCGATACCGATATGGACACAAAGCCTGACCAGGGTGGTGAGCAGGATGAAAGCAATACGGACTCGATATGTCGCTTCAATCTCCGGTGTACCCGGAGAGATTGCCCATTTGCGCATCAGTCGCCAGCTGCCCCCGAGGGCACTCCCGTCGATGTGTCTGACGCATGTTCTTATGGAGCCGCTTGCAAGAACAGGAAGTGCACCGGTCGCCATCCGTCGCCCGCCGTTAAGTCAGCGCACCAAGCCGAAGAGCTGTGCAAGTTCTTCCCTCATTGTGCCAACCCCCACTGCCACTTCAAACATCCCTCGATGCCTCTTTGCAGGAATGGCGCAGATTGCTCGACCGAAGGGTGCAAGTTCACGCATGTTCAGACACCTTGCAAGTTCAATCCTTGTCTCAACCCCTCGTGCCCCTACAAGCACGCCGAGGGCCAGAAAGGAGCATTCGCGGACAAGGTGTGGACTGCTGATGGGCAAGAGAAGCAGCATGTGAGCGAGAGGAAATTCGTGTCCGAGGAGGACGGTGCAGAGGAACTGATCAAACCCGGTGGCGCCGAAGAGGCTtcccaaaacaaccaagagaTTGCGACATAA
- a CDS encoding putative RNA binding protein Pym (unnamed protein product), with protein sequence MEECEVEVSKLAGAKSSGNHRDADWTAGTKCAQSLRVAASGNHLNSRTRPYKIIVAQFLLPHTSSRLDPPGSSNNYRIFLKLLSFHSTGGNTSKAYRIPHLSPTAMASTNSGITTDAATGERYIPSSVRADGSKRREIRVRPGYRPPEDVELYKNRAAQAWKNRGNTGVPGAESLKNENESPAKTGTAASNKNAKRREAKKKAKAAQEGTATTEGKNVTEIDNWRAPASGADKKQSNGPDKATGGSEETVDLEAENEKKARNLKKKLRQARDLRDKKNQGEALLPEQLEKVIKIQELIRQLDALGFDSNGDKKDDSAEKEEKV encoded by the coding sequence CGGGAATCACCGGGACGCTGATTGGACGGCCGGAACGAAGTGTGCGCAGAGCCTCCGAGTGGCCGCCTCAGGAAACCACCTCAACTCACGCACTCGGCCCTACAAAATTATTGTGGCCCAATTCCTCTTGCCTCATACCTCGTCACGGTTAGATCCCCCCGGAAGCTCCAATAATTACAGGATATTCCTTAAACTACTTTCCTTCCACTCGACCGGAGGTAACACAAGTAAAGCCTACCGAATCCCACATTTATCCCCCACAGCTATGGCTTCCACGAACTCGGGAATTACTACGGACGCAGCGACCGGAGAACGCTATATCCCCTCATCGGTTCGTGCCGATGGCTCTAAACGCCGCGAAATTCGTGTTCGACCCGGCTATCGCCCCCCCGAGGATGTGGAGCTGTATAAGAATCGTGCTGCACAAGCCTGGAAGAACCGTGGTAACACCGGAGTGCCTGGTGCAGAAAGTTTAAAAAACGAGAATGAAAGCCCGGCTAAAACAGGCACGGCGGCTAGTAACAAGAATGCCAAGCGAAgggaagcgaagaagaaagcaaaggcagCTCAGGAAGGAACCGCTACTACCGAGGGCAAAAATGTGACCGAAATCGACAACTGGCGTGCCCCGGCTTCCGGCGCCGATAAGAAGCAATCTAATGGACCAGATAAGGCAACTGGAGGATCTGAAGAAACAGTCGATCTAGAAGCCGAGAACGAAAAGAAGGCGCGCaatctgaagaagaaactcCGCCAAGCACGCGACCTACGGGACAAGAAGAACCAAGGAGAAGCCCTGCTTCCCGAGCAACTGGAGAAGGTAATCAAGATCCAGGAACTGATCCGCCAGCTTGACGCACTCGGATTTGATTCGAACGGTGACAAGAAGGACGACtctgcggagaaggaagagaaagtcTGA